In the Magnolia sinica isolate HGM2019 chromosome 15, MsV1, whole genome shotgun sequence genome, one interval contains:
- the LOC131227823 gene encoding uncharacterized protein LOC131227823, whose protein sequence is MASSKLRSSSSFPYLLLSSLNFILFLLSSASFAPTILIKNPPAPLGWAIITTSSLSLLSSLAGFYSLLTHICFVAHISTVLAALAGQGLGFLVLFSREESTLRLLKPDKSPKEARILAKTACGILLSMFLLQLMVLVATCVVQSCWVREYEGLEAEREETARRRGRRMARVQEESMANAAKIAEVREKEMDEKMKSRYGQWVKTDFEG, encoded by the coding sequence ATGGCTTCTTCCAAGCTCAGAAGCTCTTCTTCCTTCCCATAccttctcctctcctctctcaatTTCATTCTCTTCCTCCTCTCCTCAGCCTCTTTTGCTCCCACCATCCTCATAAAAAACCCACCAGCTCCACttgggtgggccatcatcacaacctcctccctctctctcctctcttctcttgCAGGCTTCTACTCTCTCCTCACCCACATATGCTTCGTTGCTCACATCTCCACCGTCCTCGCCGCACTGGCGGGGCAGGGGCTCGGATTCCTCGTTCTCTTCTCGAGGGAGGAATCGACCCTTCGATTACTAAAGCCCGACAAGAGTCCTAAGGAGGCTAGGATTCTTGCCAAGACGGCGTGCGGAATTCTGCTGTCGATGTTCTTGCTGCAACTGATGGTGCTGGTGGCGACTTGCGTGGTGCAGAGCTGTTGGGTGAGGGAGTATGAGGGGCTGGAGGCGGAGAGAGAGGAGACGGCGAGGCGGCGTGGGAGGAGGATGGCACGTGTGCAGGAGGAGTCGATGGCGAATGCGGCGAAGATAGCTGAGGTTCGGGAGAAGGAGATGGATGAGAAGATGAAGAGTAGGTATGGGCAGTGGGTGAAGACGGATTTCGAAGGATGA